The following coding sequences lie in one Spinacia oleracea cultivar Varoflay chromosome 1, BTI_SOV_V1, whole genome shotgun sequence genomic window:
- the LOC130465523 gene encoding uncharacterized protein: MAKTRPTVVKDKEDVGVSRAKSLNPIYSTVEDPAAFITLAGLPPSAEVRIPGQEDEAKDCPEGYVVMYEYPFILGFLFPFTPLARSFVEVFNLSPSQLMPQIWRIFTVVHRVTSGWRTPFDLADLMHVYDLSLKECCRYTLVTKKKKKNLCVGLAVNDRGWQSRFVYVNKASLGEVGNFLVEGWTTEVVDTSLAGLNSDSHDKCLRFLGCSVVERSFSRDGGRLGSQEGSQVGDVDEEEAGDETICLVRRRRRLDLLEEVVANSSSASEEEFEMANTSENTLSSKPVSRMSQSEMMERARKRLRSNSNAGGQGGQAMPLVPRYSKIGASPETPVVIGGEGFHPLSSSSPPRPFQVSSTAVAATRPPAASAKKRPADKSSVEDTVITLPPNFLGDGEDAVVWPHADRLIFPSTYQRYHEVVPLSVASDAAELSLRASQAALAVRRQCSLLCDELISSKNQVAMAKKAATSWEGKWMASEKKLVDLAAAVKSKDEQLKGKDDQIADASKELERVKGELASTVEEMQGLRILYDALQEEFKDCEALAVWRTRAQMMFSCLKGEVSLWPCQKEVDDYLANGGTLEELSVPVVDADELAMEADTAGTNGADADVAPLVEDVSSVDREGEASMEQGEGDVPVVAPPEVDLADATVNVDMPPISDQVVSTPLPDEHM, from the exons ATGGCAAAAACTAGGCCGACCGTGGTTAAGGATAAGGAAGATGTTGGGGTTAGTCGGGCCAAGTCACTCAACCCGATCTACTCTACTGTTGAGGATCCAGCGGCTTTTATAACTCTCGCCGGTCTGCCGCCGTCGGCTGAAGTGAGGATTCCTGGTCAAGAGGATGAGGCCAAGGATTGCCCGGAGGGTTATGTGGTCATGTATGAGTACCCTTTTATTCTGGggtttttgtttccttttaCACCCTTGGCTAGATCTTTTGTTGAGGTGTTCAATTTAAGCCCTAGCCAATTGATGCCCCAGATCTGGCGTATTTTTACTGTAGTGCATAGGGTTACTTCGGGTTGGCGAACACCGTTTGACTTGGCTGATCTGATGCATGTTTATGATTTATCCTTGAAGGAGTGTTGTCGGTATACTTTGGTgacgaagaaaaagaagaagaatttGTGTGTCGGGTTAGCTGTAAATGATAGGGGTTGGCAAAGTCGTTTTGTTTATGTGAATAAGGCGTCTCTGGGAGAAGTAGGAAACTTCTTAGTGGAAGGGTGGACGACGGAAG TTGTTGATACGTCGTTAGCTGGTTTGAACTCTGACTCTCACGATAAGTGTTTGAGGTTTCTGGGTTGTTCTGTCGTGGAGAGATCGTTCAGCCGTGACGGAGGTCGTTTGGGAAGTCAAGAGGGGAGTCAAGTTGGTGACGTTGACGAGGAGGAGGCTGGAGACGAGACGATTTGCTTAGTTCGTCGTCGACGGAGGTTGGACTTACTCGAGGAAGTCGTTGCAAATTCGTCGTCTGCATCAGAGGAAGAGTTTGAGATGGCTAACACATCAG AGAATACGCTGTCGTCTAAGCCAGTGTCGAGGATGTCACAGAGCGAGATGATGGAACGAGCGAGGAAGCGGTTGAGGTCGAACAGTAACGCTGGTGGGCAGGGTGGTCAGGCGATGCCTCTCGTGCCTCGTTATTCTAAGATAGGTGCGTCGCCTGAGACGCCCGTTGTTATAGGGGGTGAAGGTTTTCATCCTCTATCGTCGTCGTCGCCGCCGAGGCCGTTTCAGGTGTCGTCGACTGCTGTTGCTGCGACTAGGCCCCCTGCTGCGTCGGCCAAGAAGCGTCCTGCTGACAAAAGTTCCGTCGAGGATACTGTTATCACTCTGCCACCGAACTTCTTGGGCGACGGTGAAGATGCCGTTGTTTGGCCGCATGCAGACCGATTGATATTTCCCTCGACGTATCAGCGTTATCATGAGGTCGTACCTCTTTCTGTCGCGTCGGACGCTGCTGAACTAAGCCTGCGG GCGTCACAGGCTGCTTTGGCCGTGCGTAGGCAGTGCTCCTTGTTGTGCGACGAGCTTATCTCCTCGAAGAACCAAGTGGCTATGGCGAAGAAGGCGGCGACTTCTTGGGAAGGTAAGTGGATGGCTTCTGAGAAGAAGTTGGTCGATCTTGCTGCGGCGGTTAAGTCGAAAGACGAACAATTAAAGGGCAAGGACGACCAGATTGCTGACGCGTCGAAGGAGTTGGAAAGGGTAAAGGGGGAGTTGGCGTCGACCGTGGAAGAAATGCAAGGGTTAAGGATTTTATACGACGCTTTGCAGGAGGAGTTTAAGGATTGCGAGGCTTTGGCTGTGTGGAGGACGAGGGCGCAGATGATGTTCTCGTGTTTGAAGGGGGAGGTTAGCCTCTGGCCATGCCAAAAAGAGGTGGATGACTACCTTGCTAATGGTGGTACCCTTGAGGAGTTGTCGGTGCCGGTGGTGGACGCGGATGAGTTGGCGATGGAAGCCGACACTGCTGGTACTAACGGAGCTGATGCCGATGTCGCCCCTCTAGTCGAAGACGTTTCTTCCGTTGATCGAGAGGGTGAAGCGTCCATGGAGCAAGGCGAGGGAGATGTTCCCGTCGTCGCCCCTCCCGAGGTGGATTTGGCAGACGCGACGGTCAATGTTGACATGCCCCCGATATCGGATCAAGTTGTCTCGACCCCTCTTCCAGACGAACATATGTAA
- the LOC110785894 gene encoding uncharacterized protein, producing MATGEMTIAEMKAAYEKAQAELAQERASNETLQKELESVKSNKHQSRYKGGKPKKLTFEMPDDFEDVTDDEEETREEEDKEAPDPVTQRLNKMDARMTKHYSRLMKLMTRFPGAPTPVETEPTDGYAASPFCEAIARVTVPHTLRLPIWTTLYDGTSDPYRHVNFYKQRMWQIGIPHDLVEPVMCKSFGGTLDGAALEWLTNVPPRSISCLSDLINAFYQQFASSLQLEKQTSDLYRTAIEAFKRGFIPNSELYREITKYPCATFEEVRSRATAQMRIEDDEVIRTASQRSIGGSSDRRSYTPRNNNWRHQPYVRQNQVQNVNQYYDTNNVYRNERVEHPNISDYGFNVDIGGVVNALQNVGGTVRWPRKNDRPDSMKDMSKWCDFHRDNGHTTEECISLKKEVAYLLKRGHLKELLSDKGKETFSKEQTTLPGPTTSSERPDPPPFNKVVNVISGGSDICGLTSSAAKKINRGESETVEEGQTEDEVALHRSLTAMAITFDDSDSVDTQREHHDGLVISLPIGNALIKRILVDNGSSANVLFLEALQEMGLEEKNIVRRSTVLVGFSGEALRTVGEISLPTYAEGVNMMTKFNVVDCPSAYNVILGRPWIHKMKAVPSTYHQSIKFPTKWGVMEIKGQQRDAKKCYETALKPSKSPI from the exons ATGGCTACTGGAGAGATGACGATCGCAGAGATGAAAGCGGCTTACGAGAAAGCCCAAGCCGAGCTAGCCCAAGAGAGGGCATCCAATGAAACCCTCCAGAAAGAGCTCGAATCTGTGAAGAGCAACAAGCACCAGTCCCGCTACAAAGGTGGGAAGCCGAAAAAGCTAACGTTCGAGATGCCCGATGACTTTGAAGATGTGACCGACGATGAGGAGGAGACCCGTGAGGAAGAAGACAAAGAAGCTCCCGATCCGGTGACCCAACGCCTGAACAAGATGGATGCACGCATGACGAAACACTATTCCCGCCTGATGAAGTTAATGACCAGGTTCCCCGGGGCACCTACACCAGTGGAGACCGAGCCGACCGACGGGTATGCAGCGTCGCCGTTCTGCGAAGCGATCGCTAGAGTGACAGTTCCGCACACACTCCGGCTCCCAATCTGGACCACCCTGTACGACGGGACGTCCGACCCCTATAGGCACGTCAACTTCTACAAGCAGCGCATGTGGCAGATCGGGATTCCGCACGACCTAGTGGAACCTGTTATGTGCAAATCTTTCGGCGGCACCCTTGATGGAGCAGCTTTGGAATGGCTCACGAACGTCCCCCCCAGATCCATCTCCTGTTTGTCCGATCTCATCAACGCCTTCTACCAACAATTCGCCAGCAGTCTCCAGTTAGAAAAGCAAACCAGTGATCTCTATCG GACCGCTATTGAGGCATTCAAGAGAGGCTTCATCCCCAATTCGGAGCTATACCGGGAaataaccaaatacccctgtgCAACTTTCGAAGAGGTGCGATCAAGGGCCACCGCCCAGATGCGAATCGAAGACGACGAGGTTATCCGAACAGCATCTCAACGATCGATAGGGGGCAGCAGCGACAGAAGATCGTACACCCCGAGGAACAACAATTGGCGACACCAACCATATGTTCGGCAAAACCAGGTACAAAATGTCAATCAGTATTATGATACTAACAATGTTTACAGGAACGAGCGGGTCGAACACCCTAACATCTCCGACTACGGCTTCAACGTCGACATTGGAGGTGTGGTGAACGCCCTTCAAAATGTAGGTGGAACAGTCAGATGGCCCCGGAAGAACGACAGACCGGACTCCATGAAGGACATGAGCAAATGGTGCGACTTCCACCGCGACAACGGACACACAACCGAGGAGTGCATATCCCTCAAAAAGGAAGTCGCATACCTCCTGAAACGGGGGCATCTAAAAGAACTGTTGAGCGACAAGGGAAAAGAAACATTTTCCAAAGAGCAAACCACCCTGCCCGGCCCAACGACAAGCAGCGAGCGACCAGACCCACCACCGTTCAATAAAGTGGTAAATGTTATTTCCGGTGGTTCAGATATTTGTGGACTAACCtcttctgcagctaaaaaaATTAACAGGGGAGAATCTGAGACCGTAGAAGAGGGACAAACCGAAGACGAGGTCGCACTACACAGGTCCCTAACCGCAATGGCTATCACTTTCGACGACTCAGATTCTGTAGATACACAGCGGGAGCACCACGACGGGTTGGTAATATCGCTCCCAATAGGGAACGCATTGATCAAAAGGATACTGGTCGACAACGGAAGCTCAGCCAACGTACTGTTCTTGGaagcactacaagaaatgggATTAGAAGAGAAAAACATTGTAAGGAGATCAACAGTTCTGGTAGGGTTCAGTGGAGAAGCACTACGGACGGTGGGAGAGATATCGCTGCCTACATACGCAGAAGGCGTCAACATGATGACCAAGTTCAACGTCGTCGATTGTCCATCAGCATACAACGTCATCCTAGGACgaccatggatccacaaaatgaagGCAGTGCCCTCAACATATCACCAATCAATCAAGTTTCCAACCAAGTGGGGggtcatggaaatcaaagggCAGCAAAGAGATGCGAAGAAATGTTATGAGACAGCACTGAAGCCATCCAAGTCACccatctag
- the LOC110779304 gene encoding uncharacterized protein translates to MGRWIKPDVYPLIAAMSFVTGMCIFQLTRNVLLNPDVRINKAHRTTAVLENYEEGEKYAEHGFRKFLRTRSPEVMPTINNFFSNSTGKN, encoded by the exons ATGGGACGTTGGATCAAGCCCGAT GTATATCCACTAATAGCAGCAATGTCCTTTGTCACCGGTATGTGCATATTTCAACTAACAAGAAATGTGCTTCTAAATCCTGATGTAAG AATCAACAAAGCTCATAGAACGACGGCAGTATTGGAGAACTATGAAGAAGGAGAGAAATATGCAGAGCATGGTTTTCGCAAGTTCTTAAGGACTCGTTCACCAGAAGTTATGCCTACCATTAATAACTTTTTCTCTAACAGTACTGGAAAAAACTAG